The following proteins are co-located in the Candidatus Zymogenus saltonus genome:
- the hisF gene encoding imidazole glycerol phosphate synthase subunit HisF, whose protein sequence is MLAKRIIPCLDVKDGRVVKGINFIDLTDAGDPVENASIYDGEGADELTFLDITASSDKRDIIIDVVRRTAEQVFMPLTVGGGIRTLEDIRGLLNAGADKVSINTAAVKNPEFVRDAAKRFGSQCIVVAVDAKRRKTGDWGVKIKESTRRIPGKEGDDDLTWEVVTHGGREVTGIDAIKWVIRMEEMGAGEIMLTSMDFDGTKEGYDLALTKKVSDSVTIPIIASGGVGNLEHIYEGFTKTGADAALAASIFHFREYSIREAKEYLRDRGVPVRL, encoded by the coding sequence ATGCTGGCAAAGAGAATCATTCCATGCCTTGACGTAAAGGACGGGCGCGTTGTAAAGGGCATAAATTTTATCGACCTCACCGACGCGGGCGACCCGGTGGAGAACGCCTCCATCTACGACGGCGAGGGGGCGGACGAGCTGACGTTTCTGGACATTACGGCCTCCTCGGACAAGAGGGACATCATCATCGACGTGGTGAGGCGGACGGCCGAGCAGGTGTTCATGCCCCTTACCGTCGGCGGGGGGATAAGGACTCTGGAGGACATCCGGGGGCTTCTGAACGCCGGGGCGGACAAGGTATCCATCAACACCGCGGCGGTGAAAAACCCCGAGTTCGTCCGAGACGCCGCAAAGCGCTTCGGCTCCCAGTGCATCGTAGTGGCCGTCGACGCGAAGAGGAGAAAGACGGGCGACTGGGGCGTCAAGATAAAGGAGAGCACGAGGAGGATACCCGGGAAGGAGGGCGATGACGACCTCACATGGGAAGTGGTGACCCACGGGGGAAGGGAGGTCACGGGGATAGACGCGATTAAGTGGGTAATCAGGATGGAGGAGATGGGCGCAGGCGAGATCATGCTAACCAGCATGGACTTCGACGGCACGAAGGAGGGATACGATCTCGCCCTGACGAAGAAAGTCTCTGACTCTGTGACGATCCCGATAATCGCCTCGGGGGGGGTGGGAAACCTGGAGCACATCTACGAGGGCTTCACGAAGACCGGGGCGGATGCCGCCCTGGCGGCCTCCATTTTTCACTTCAGGGAGTACTCCATAAGGGAGGCCAAGGAGTACCTGAGGGACCGCGGTGTGCCGGTAAGGCTCTGA
- the rsmD gene encoding 16S rRNA (guanine(966)-N(2))-methyltransferase RsmD — protein sequence MNITAGELKGRKLFTPKDRSVRPTGARVREALFSIIGDAVTDALVLDLFSGAGTIGIEALSRGADRCTFVDKSEKALEVLKRNIRELGIRERTSIIPLDAAKAIKMVKRNGEKFDIVFLDPPYRQFNQTQELILSISSEDIVNQSGILIWEHDSKRSPEDLYGSLKRENTKRYGDTSISFFSKQVR from the coding sequence GTGAATATTACGGCGGGGGAACTCAAGGGGAGAAAGCTCTTCACCCCGAAGGATAGGTCGGTCAGGCCCACCGGGGCCAGAGTAAGGGAGGCCCTCTTTTCGATCATCGGAGATGCGGTCACCGATGCCCTGGTTCTTGACCTCTTCTCCGGTGCGGGTACCATCGGGATCGAGGCGTTGAGCCGGGGGGCGGATCGCTGCACCTTCGTTGATAAAAGCGAAAAGGCCCTCGAAGTCCTTAAAAGGAACATCAGAGAATTGGGAATCAGGGAAAGGACGTCCATTATCCCCCTTGATGCCGCAAAGGCGATAAAAATGGTCAAAAGGAACGGCGAAAAATTCGACATAGTCTTTTTGGACCCCCCCTATCGGCAATTCAACCAGACTCAAGAGCTCATCCTCTCCATCTCCTCCGAAGATATAGTAAATCAGTCGGGGATTCTTATCTGGGAGCACGATTCAAAGAGGTCTCCGGAAGACCTCTACGGATCTTTAAAAAGGGAAAATACGAAGCGTTACGGTGATACAAGTATATCCTTTTTTTCCAAACAAGTGAGGTAA
- the coaD gene encoding pantetheine-phosphate adenylyltransferase — protein MPSLAVLAGTFDPITMGHVDLAERALTVFDKVIMAIGINPYKETLFTVKERIEMIKEALKDYDDSVVVDSFEGLLVDYAEKVNARAIIRGLRAVSDFEFELQLALMNRKLNRNIETFFLMTGYRYLYVSSNIIKAAAIAGGPVTDLVPKCVERKLMEKYSKAYESRRK, from the coding sequence ATGCCCAGTCTCGCTGTTCTCGCAGGCACCTTCGACCCAATCACGATGGGTCACGTCGATTTGGCCGAAAGGGCCCTGACGGTCTTTGATAAGGTAATTATGGCCATCGGGATAAATCCCTACAAAGAGACCCTTTTTACGGTAAAAGAAAGGATCGAGATGATAAAGGAAGCGCTCAAGGACTACGACGATTCCGTCGTGGTAGATTCCTTTGAGGGGCTCCTCGTCGATTACGCCGAAAAGGTAAACGCCAGGGCGATCATCCGGGGGCTTCGGGCGGTGTCCGACTTCGAGTTCGAGCTTCAGCTTGCCCTGATGAACCGCAAATTGAACCGCAACATCGAGACATTCTTTTTGATGACCGGGTACAGATACCTGTACGTCAGCTCCAACATCATCAAAGCCGCCGCCATAGCAGGGGGGCCCGTCACCGATCTGGTGCCCAAATGTGTGGAAAGAAAGTTGATGGAGAAATACTCAAAGGCATACGAAAGCAGGAGAAAATAG
- a CDS encoding NAD-dependent deacetylase: MEKIRRAAELLYFSKSAVALTGAGVSTESGIPDFRSPKSLLWERIHAYQFMPMEAYTDGKFDYIEMFYRFWFPLLFPMISSRPNVNHYFLRDMEKRGLLSGVITQNTDGLHRKAGSERIFEIHGNLEGGHCFGCGEECGMGQILSEIEFLNIPPLCQKCGGILGPNIVFAFERTDDYDRGLELAEGADLLLTMGSSLLVDHVKEIVMGCLGGGGRLVVINAQPTPFDDVADVVIKERLSLVIRPLWDTIESYF, translated from the coding sequence ATGGAGAAGATAAGGAGGGCGGCGGAGCTTTTGTATTTCTCTAAAAGCGCCGTCGCCCTGACCGGCGCCGGGGTCTCCACCGAGTCGGGGATTCCCGACTTCAGGAGCCCGAAGAGCCTTCTCTGGGAGAGGATTCACGCCTACCAGTTTATGCCGATGGAGGCCTATACCGACGGCAAATTCGATTACATCGAGATGTTCTACCGCTTCTGGTTTCCGCTCCTCTTTCCTATGATATCGAGCAGACCGAACGTAAATCACTACTTCTTGAGAGATATGGAGAAAAGGGGGCTTCTCTCCGGGGTGATTACCCAGAACACCGACGGACTCCATCGAAAGGCGGGGAGCGAAAGGATCTTCGAGATTCACGGGAACCTCGAGGGGGGGCACTGCTTCGGCTGCGGCGAAGAGTGCGGGATGGGGCAGATATTGAGCGAGATAGAGTTTTTGAATATCCCGCCCCTCTGCCAGAAATGCGGGGGGATATTGGGACCGAATATAGTCTTCGCCTTCGAGCGGACCGATGACTACGACCGGGGGTTGGAGCTTGCCGAGGGCGCTGATCTCCTCCTTACGATGGGGTCGTCGCTCCTCGTCGATCACGTAAAGGAGATCGTCATGGGATGCTTGGGGGGCGGCGGAAGGCTCGTTGTCATCAACGCGCAGCCAACGCCCTTTGACGACGTGGCGGACGTGGTGATCAAGGAGAGGCTCTCTCTGGTGATCCGCCCCCTCTGGGATACGATCGAGAGCTATTTTTAA
- a CDS encoding acyltransferase: MKILINHLIFPRRSYWAAALRGTIINRVGGRKGVSYVFKDVLTSSYKDMILSRDSIIEEGAVLDLIDGPLTMGELAVIGPGVLIEGPVSMGFASSLRQGCIALKHTTLEDWVGVSSNVHFITFAHDIGDENYRVGKIRFEPILVKRGTWIGTRATIMPGVTIGKACVIGAGSLVTKDVPDYSLAVGSPAKVVRKIGPEYGGGLPPEMQKTWKYEKW; encoded by the coding sequence ATGAAGATACTGATAAACCACCTGATATTCCCCCGCCGCTCCTATTGGGCCGCCGCCCTGAGGGGGACGATAATAAACAGGGTGGGTGGGAGGAAGGGGGTATCGTATGTCTTCAAGGACGTTTTAACAAGCTCTTACAAAGACATGATTTTAAGCAGGGATTCTATAATTGAGGAGGGCGCTGTCCTCGACCTCATTGACGGCCCCCTGACAATGGGGGAGCTTGCCGTAATCGGGCCGGGAGTCTTAATAGAAGGGCCTGTGAGCATGGGATTTGCGTCAAGCTTAAGACAGGGATGCATCGCCCTGAAACACACCACCCTCGAGGACTGGGTGGGAGTCTCCTCCAACGTTCACTTTATCACTTTTGCCCACGATATCGGAGATGAGAACTACCGGGTCGGGAAGATTAGGTTCGAGCCGATCCTAGTGAAGAGGGGGACGTGGATCGGGACCCGGGCCACGATCATGCCGGGGGTGACCATAGGCAAGGCGTGCGTCATCGGGGCGGGGTCCCTCGTTACCAAGGACGTGCCGGACTACTCCTTGGCCGTCGGCTCCCCCGCAAAGGTGGTGAGAAAGATAGGCCCGGAGTACGGCGGCGGGCTTCCGCCGGAGATGCAGAAGACCTGGAAATATGAAAAGTGGTAG
- a CDS encoding phosphatase PAP2 family protein, translated as MEFLSGPEIIKFIQQFANPALVIFFKAITFLGNENFYLLAIPLTYWCIDKKFGVKLGIVFLLSAYINNFLKYIFQTPRPAISDGVKILIEEMNYAFPSGHAQGAVVFWGAVAWELKKTWLTIVAIILMILIGISRPFLGVHWPIDVLGGWLIGAIIIGVYILYDAKVSKREYNIKLVPKIILILISGAFFYFLSPESSLMVGTYVGLAIGYFLEKEYINFTPRSVWWYQVLKILVGVAGVVIIKIFVKKLFALMPGELDIYTAVRYALIGFWIAFVVPAMFRGRKG; from the coding sequence ATGGAGTTCCTATCAGGCCCCGAAATCATCAAGTTCATTCAGCAGTTTGCAAACCCGGCATTAGTTATTTTTTTCAAGGCGATAACCTTTTTGGGCAATGAAAATTTTTATCTTTTAGCGATTCCCTTAACGTATTGGTGTATCGATAAGAAATTCGGCGTGAAGCTCGGCATCGTCTTTCTGCTGAGCGCCTATATAAACAACTTCCTTAAATACATATTTCAGACACCACGCCCAGCCATTTCCGACGGCGTGAAAATCCTGATAGAGGAAATGAACTATGCGTTCCCCAGCGGACACGCCCAGGGCGCCGTGGTGTTCTGGGGGGCGGTCGCCTGGGAGCTGAAAAAGACGTGGCTGACCATCGTTGCGATTATCTTGATGATTCTAATAGGGATCTCCCGTCCCTTCCTCGGAGTGCACTGGCCCATCGATGTCCTGGGGGGTTGGCTCATCGGCGCGATAATTATCGGCGTCTACATCCTTTACGACGCCAAGGTCTCCAAGAGGGAATACAACATCAAACTGGTTCCCAAGATCATACTGATTCTCATAAGCGGCGCCTTTTTTTACTTCCTGAGCCCGGAGTCGTCGTTAATGGTCGGAACATACGTGGGACTCGCCATAGGGTATTTTCTTGAGAAGGAATACATCAATTTTACGCCCCGCTCAGTCTGGTGGTATCAAGTCCTGAAGATACTCGTCGGGGTTGCCGGCGTGGTGATTATCAAGATATTCGTCAAAAAGCTTTTCGCCCTTATGCCCGGGGAGTTGGACATCTACACCGCCGTCCGTTACGCCCTCATAGGCTTCTGGATTGCGTTTGTGGTCCCGGCGATGTTTCGCGGAAGGAAGGGATAG
- the hisH gene encoding imidazole glycerol phosphate synthase subunit HisH, with product MTVFTLSHGPERARRRRFLKRKFEEQPLIAVVDYGMGNLRSVSKALERLGQDVVVTSDPALIDDAAGMVLPGVGAFPDCMRNLVDKGLADPVVDFIKGGRPFFGICLGLQLLFTEGYEFGRHDGLGIIPGRVVRFEGKEFSGDNKLKVPHMGWNQVNWKKREGAFTPFDTLVNGDYFYFVHSYYVVPEDDKYTAGTTDYGVEFVSAVGRENIFATQFHPEKSQEKGLEILKAFGEYVNRWES from the coding sequence ATGACCGTTTTCACACTCAGCCACGGCCCCGAAAGGGCACGGCGCCGCCGCTTTTTAAAAAGAAAGTTTGAGGAACAACCTTTGATTGCGGTAGTCGACTACGGAATGGGAAACCTGAGGAGCGTAAGCAAGGCGTTGGAGCGCCTCGGCCAGGACGTCGTGGTGACGTCCGATCCCGCTCTGATCGACGACGCCGCGGGGATGGTGCTGCCGGGCGTGGGCGCCTTTCCCGACTGCATGAGAAATCTCGTGGACAAGGGCCTCGCCGATCCGGTCGTCGACTTCATCAAAGGAGGCAGGCCCTTCTTCGGGATCTGTCTCGGGCTTCAGCTCCTGTTCACCGAGGGTTACGAATTCGGCCGTCACGACGGTCTGGGGATAATTCCGGGAAGGGTGGTCCGCTTCGAGGGAAAGGAGTTTTCTGGAGATAACAAGCTCAAGGTCCCCCACATGGGTTGGAACCAGGTCAATTGGAAGAAAAGAGAGGGGGCATTCACCCCCTTCGACACATTAGTGAACGGCGATTACTTTTACTTCGTCCACTCCTATTACGTTGTCCCGGAAGACGATAAATATACGGCAGGCACGACCGATTACGGGGTTGAGTTCGTCTCTGCGGTCGGCCGGGAAAATATCTTTGCCACCCAGTTCCACCCGGAGAAGAGCCAGGAGAAGGGGCTCGAAATCTTGAAGGCCTTCGGGGAGTACGTGAACAGATGGGAATCGTAG
- a CDS encoding N-acetyltransferase has translation MSKKDEVFVHDSAFVDDGAEIGEGTSVWHFTHIREGAKIGERCNIGQNVYVGQGVKIGNGVKIQNNVSVYEGVEVGDYVFLGPSAVLTNVFNPRSEFPRKDEYRKTIIKDGATVGANATIVCGVTLGRSCFIGAGAVVTRDVGDFSLVYGTPARHMGWICACGVNIEFGGEDKTSCPACGRNYIKSESGVSPAYRGENEKK, from the coding sequence TTGTCAAAAAAAGATGAGGTCTTCGTCCACGATTCCGCCTTCGTAGACGACGGCGCGGAGATAGGCGAAGGCACCAGCGTCTGGCATTTCACCCACATCCGGGAAGGGGCGAAGATCGGGGAGAGATGCAACATCGGCCAGAATGTCTACGTAGGCCAGGGGGTGAAGATAGGAAACGGGGTGAAGATTCAGAACAACGTCTCGGTATACGAGGGGGTGGAGGTGGGTGACTACGTCTTTCTCGGACCCTCCGCCGTTCTCACGAACGTCTTCAATCCGAGGAGCGAATTTCCGAGGAAGGACGAATACAGGAAGACGATCATAAAGGACGGGGCAACCGTAGGCGCCAACGCCACGATAGTATGCGGGGTGACGCTTGGCAGGTCGTGCTTCATCGGGGCCGGAGCGGTTGTGACCAGGGACGTCGGAGACTTCTCCCTTGTTTACGGAACCCCGGCGAGGCACATGGGGTGGATCTGTGCCTGCGGGGTGAATATCGAATTTGGAGGCGAGGACAAAACATCATGTCCCGCCTGCGGCAGGAACTACATCAAGAGTGAGAGCGGCGTAAGCCCAGCATATAGAGGAGAAAACGAGAAAAAATGA
- the amrA gene encoding AmmeMemoRadiSam system protein A: MVEISLTEEEKVKLLRIARESVKNAASGSKKEKADSKEASGTKITEENLKMEAGAFVSLHKKGKLRGCIGRFEAEGPLFETVERMARAASISDFRFSKVTPDEVEDLDIEISVLSPLKRIRDVSEIEVGRHGLYIIRGLSRGTLLPQVASERGWDRDTFLEQTCIKAGLDRDAWEDKKTEIYTYEALVFGEE; encoded by the coding sequence AGGAAAAGGTAAAGCTGCTTCGGATTGCGAGAGAGAGTGTCAAAAATGCCGCCTCCGGGTCAAAAAAGGAAAAGGCCGATTCAAAAGAGGCTTCGGGAACAAAAATAACCGAAGAGAATCTAAAGATGGAGGCGGGGGCGTTCGTCTCCCTCCATAAAAAAGGAAAGCTCAGGGGGTGTATCGGGAGGTTCGAGGCGGAGGGGCCGCTCTTCGAAACGGTGGAAAGAATGGCAAGGGCCGCCTCCATAAGCGATTTTCGCTTCAGCAAGGTCACCCCCGATGAGGTGGAAGATCTCGATATCGAGATATCCGTTTTGAGCCCCCTAAAGAGGATCAGGGACGTATCGGAGATAGAGGTGGGGAGGCACGGTTTGTATATCATCAGGGGATTGAGTCGGGGAACCCTTCTGCCCCAGGTCGCCTCGGAGCGGGGTTGGGACAGGGACACGTTTTTGGAGCAGACCTGTATCAAGGCCGGGCTTGACAGGGATGCGTGGGAGGACAAGAAGACGGAGATCTACACCTACGAGGCGCTGGTTTTCGGCGAGGAGTGA
- a CDS encoding pyridoxal phosphate-dependent aminotransferase has product MKKKLSDRALGLAPSATLAISAKAKELKAKGEDVIGFGAGEPDFDTPANIKEAAIRAINDGKTGYTDVGGIIELKKAIVEKFKRDAGLTYEPSEIVVSCGGKHSLFNLCLAFFEPGDEVIIPAPYWVSYPPMVELSGAKPVIIYAGVEKDFKITVGDLKKAVTKKTKAIIFNSPSNPTGAGYTKEEIEKIAEFAVENEIYVISDEIYEKLIYGGFEHVSIASLGNEIKDLTIVVNGISKTYATTGWRIGYTAGPKELVSAMTRIQSQSTSNPTTISQWAAIEALSGPQDEVEKMRSTFEERRSIMIEGLNEIEGVRCNWPQGAFYAFPDVSGLYGKSHSGGKIGGSLDFASYLLSEVKVALVPGAPFGDDNCIRLSYASSIEDIMGGMKRIKEAVSRLS; this is encoded by the coding sequence ATGAAGAAAAAGCTTTCCGACAGGGCCTTGGGGCTCGCCCCCTCCGCGACCTTGGCGATCTCGGCGAAGGCCAAGGAGCTCAAGGCGAAGGGTGAGGACGTAATCGGCTTCGGCGCCGGGGAGCCCGATTTTGACACGCCGGCAAACATAAAGGAGGCGGCGATCCGGGCGATAAACGACGGCAAGACCGGTTATACAGATGTCGGGGGAATCATTGAGCTCAAAAAGGCGATAGTGGAAAAATTCAAGAGAGACGCCGGCCTGACCTACGAGCCGTCGGAGATAGTCGTCTCCTGCGGGGGAAAACACTCTTTGTTCAACCTCTGCCTGGCGTTTTTCGAGCCAGGGGACGAGGTGATCATACCCGCGCCCTACTGGGTTTCCTACCCGCCCATGGTGGAGCTCTCCGGGGCCAAGCCGGTAATCATATATGCAGGGGTGGAAAAGGACTTCAAGATAACGGTCGGCGACCTCAAAAAGGCGGTCACGAAGAAGACTAAGGCGATTATCTTCAACTCCCCCTCAAACCCCACTGGAGCCGGGTACACAAAAGAGGAGATAGAAAAGATAGCCGAGTTCGCCGTTGAAAACGAGATCTATGTGATTTCCGACGAGATATACGAAAAGCTGATCTACGGGGGATTCGAGCACGTGAGCATCGCCTCTTTGGGAAACGAGATAAAGGATCTCACAATAGTCGTAAACGGCATCTCCAAGACCTACGCCACCACCGGGTGGCGCATCGGCTACACCGCCGGCCCCAAGGAGCTGGTCTCCGCAATGACCAGAATCCAAAGCCAGAGCACATCGAATCCGACCACGATCTCCCAGTGGGCGGCGATCGAGGCCCTCTCGGGCCCCCAGGACGAGGTTGAAAAGATGAGGAGCACCTTCGAGGAGCGCCGCTCCATCATGATCGAGGGGCTGAACGAGATCGAGGGGGTGCGCTGCAACTGGCCTCAGGGGGCGTTCTACGCCTTTCCGGATGTCTCCGGTCTGTACGGGAAATCCCATTCCGGCGGAAAAATCGGCGGGTCATTGGATTTCGCCTCCTACCTCCTCTCGGAGGTGAAGGTGGCCCTGGTCCCCGGGGCGCCCTTCGGAGACGACAACTGCATCCGCCTCTCCTACGCCTCTTCCATCGAGGATATAATGGGTGGCATGAAGAGGATCAAGGAGGCGGTGTCGAGGCTTTCCTGA
- the hisA gene encoding 1-(5-phosphoribosyl)-5-[(5-phosphoribosylamino)methylideneamino]imidazole-4-carboxamide isomerase encodes MVVIPAVDMMGGRAVRLSQGDFNKETRYFEDSFDAARNWVECGAKRLHLVDLDAAKKGAPAHMDTVARIVRELRVPVEIGGGIRSMDIVEKYLGIGVGWVIVGTAAVDDRDFVLTAASRFPDRIILGIDARDGLVKTKGWTEGTALTAVELARSYINTGIAAVIYTDIAKDGVGGGVDIEGTRRLAVDGKIPTIASGGIKYIDDIRAVIPLEKDGVIGVIAGRSLYEGTLDLAEAIREADGKKATAGG; translated from the coding sequence ATCGTAGTAATACCGGCGGTGGACATGATGGGGGGAAGGGCCGTCCGGCTTTCCCAGGGCGACTTCAACAAGGAGACCCGCTACTTTGAAGACTCCTTCGACGCCGCCAGGAACTGGGTGGAGTGCGGGGCAAAAAGGCTCCACCTGGTCGATCTCGACGCCGCGAAAAAAGGCGCCCCGGCCCATATGGATACGGTCGCAAGGATCGTAAGGGAGCTTCGTGTCCCGGTGGAGATCGGCGGCGGGATAAGATCGATGGACATAGTCGAGAAATACCTCGGGATTGGAGTCGGCTGGGTCATCGTAGGAACGGCCGCGGTGGACGACCGCGATTTCGTCCTTACGGCGGCCTCCCGCTTCCCCGATAGGATCATCCTCGGAATAGACGCCAGGGACGGACTCGTCAAAACTAAGGGGTGGACCGAGGGGACCGCGCTCACGGCGGTGGAACTCGCCCGCTCATACATAAACACCGGGATAGCGGCGGTGATCTACACAGACATCGCAAAGGACGGGGTCGGGGGCGGGGTCGATATCGAGGGGACGAGAAGGCTCGCGGTTGACGGGAAAATCCCCACAATCGCCTCGGGGGGGATAAAGTACATAGACGACATCAGGGCGGTCATCCCCCTCGAAAAGGACGGCGTTATCGGGGTCATCGCAGGGAGGTCCCTCTACGAGGGCACCCTCGACCTCGCCGAGGCCATCCGGGAGGCGGATGGGAAGAAAGCAACGGCGGGCGGTTAA
- a CDS encoding DegT/DnrJ/EryC1/StrS family aminotransferase translates to MKVPLLDLKAQYAAIRGEIKEAVEGVLESQYFILGPEVEALEGEVARYVGADFAVGVASGSDAILVALMALKIGSMSGGEATDAVVTTPYSFFATAGSITRVGAVPIFIDIDPATFNIDPEKLKSFLSGLKSSGDSLKTKDGLKIKAIMPVHLYGQTADMDPILELAVKYGLSVVEDAAQAIGSKYKGRGAGSMGDFGCFSFFPSKNLGGYGDGGMLTTNNADLAERARILRNHGSKPKYYHKIVGLNSRLDALQGAILRVKLKHLDKWSEGRRKNADIYRELITSSGIAAGKNPVVTLPVEVDGYHHIYNQFVITVEDRDGLRACLADNGIGTEIYYPLPLHIQECYKDLGYSKGDFPESERGALTSLALPVYPELTRKMIDYVVDTIAEFYK, encoded by the coding sequence ATGAAGGTTCCACTGTTGGATCTAAAGGCCCAGTACGCCGCGATAAGGGGCGAGATAAAAGAGGCGGTTGAAGGGGTGTTGGAGTCCCAGTACTTCATCCTTGGGCCGGAGGTGGAGGCGCTGGAGGGGGAGGTCGCCCGATACGTGGGGGCGGACTTCGCCGTGGGCGTGGCCTCGGGAAGCGACGCCATCCTGGTGGCGCTGATGGCCCTTAAAATAGGCAGCATGAGCGGGGGAGAGGCCACAGACGCCGTCGTCACGACCCCGTACTCCTTTTTCGCCACGGCGGGCTCCATTACGAGAGTAGGCGCCGTCCCGATCTTCATCGACATCGATCCGGCCACCTTCAACATCGACCCGGAAAAGCTTAAATCTTTTCTCTCTGGGCTAAAATCGAGCGGGGACTCCCTGAAGACGAAGGACGGCTTGAAAATTAAGGCGATAATGCCGGTCCATCTCTACGGCCAGACGGCCGACATGGACCCGATTCTGGAGCTGGCCGTAAAATACGGCCTCTCGGTAGTCGAGGACGCGGCCCAGGCCATCGGCTCAAAATACAAGGGGAGGGGCGCCGGCTCGATGGGCGACTTCGGCTGCTTCTCATTCTTCCCATCGAAGAACCTTGGGGGCTACGGGGACGGCGGTATGCTGACCACAAACAACGCAGACCTTGCAGAGCGGGCCAGGATACTGAGAAATCACGGGAGCAAGCCGAAGTATTACCACAAGATCGTGGGATTGAACAGCCGCCTGGACGCCCTCCAGGGAGCCATATTGAGGGTAAAGCTTAAGCATCTGGACAAATGGTCGGAGGGGAGGAGAAAAAACGCCGACATATACAGGGAGCTCATCACATCCTCGGGCATTGCGGCCGGAAAAAATCCGGTCGTTACCCTGCCGGTCGAGGTCGACGGCTACCACCATATCTATAACCAGTTCGTCATCACGGTTGAGGATAGGGACGGGCTGAGGGCGTGCCTCGCAGATAACGGCATAGGCACGGAGATATACTACCCCCTGCCGTTGCACATCCAGGAGTGCTACAAAGACCTCGGCTACAGCAAGGGGGACTTTCCGGAGTCCGAGAGGGGAGCCCTGACGAGCCTCGCCCTCCCGGTATATCCCGAGCTTACCCGTAAGATGATCGATTACGTGGTGGATACGATCGCGGAGTTTTATAAGTAG
- a CDS encoding energy transducer TonB: MKLIINKGKGFRFFGKPKNPPGLSEIPPIKGRGRRRQDRRVEYFIMSSIVFHLILLFIFSLITIDLTQAKKEPLVIEFNDKEKYEFNDFPQDKETDEEVDTHRLSDKNRKFEEESVKKGSPLGGGTPKTPSKPITPSPPVNPTPPKPKAEKEPKTDVVSPKKEIAKKTGKPKKTEEDTEKKYSNDRLTATDLFPDDNTIARLNKPPGTTSPGIKEEEDVSLNTREFKYYGYFHHIKTQIEMAWDYPLEAQKNQWGGLLSVIFTVEKDGRVSRVILISSSGHEVLDDAAIDAINFASPFNPIPESIGVERLNITASFEYINSIFGVR; encoded by the coding sequence ATGAAGCTGATAATCAATAAGGGAAAGGGATTTCGTTTTTTCGGAAAGCCTAAAAATCCGCCGGGCTTATCAGAAATTCCCCCGATCAAGGGGAGAGGTCGAAGACGGCAGGACCGAAGGGTGGAGTACTTCATTATGTCCTCGATCGTCTTTCACCTCATACTCCTTTTCATCTTCTCCCTCATAACCATAGACCTCACACAGGCAAAGAAGGAGCCCCTCGTCATAGAGTTCAACGATAAGGAGAAGTACGAGTTCAACGATTTTCCCCAAGACAAGGAAACGGACGAAGAGGTGGACACCCACAGGCTCTCCGACAAGAACAGGAAGTTCGAAGAGGAATCCGTAAAGAAGGGGAGCCCCCTCGGCGGGGGGACGCCGAAAACTCCTTCAAAGCCGATAACTCCGTCACCCCCGGTAAATCCCACCCCTCCGAAACCCAAGGCCGAGAAAGAGCCGAAAACCGATGTGGTCTCCCCGAAAAAGGAGATTGCCAAGAAGACGGGAAAGCCGAAGAAGACCGAAGAGGACACAGAAAAAAAATATAGTAACGACAGGCTTACTGCGACCGACCTCTTTCCCGACGACAACACCATCGCCCGCTTGAACAAGCCCCCCGGCACAACTTCTCCGGGGATAAAGGAGGAGGAGGACGTCTCCTTAAACACGAGGGAGTTCAAATACTACGGCTATTTTCACCATATAAAAACGCAGATAGAGATGGCGTGGGACTACCCCCTCGAGGCGCAGAAAAATCAGTGGGGCGGGCTCCTCTCCGTCATTTTTACGGTGGAGAAGGACGGGAGGGTTTCCCGGGTTATTCTTATATCTTCCTCCGGCCACGAAGTCCTGGACGACGCCGCAATCGATGCGATAAACTTCGCCTCGCCCTTTAATCCAATTCCGGAGTCGATCGGTGTGGAAAGGCTCAATATAACCGCCAGTTTCGAGTACATCAACTCCATTTTCGGCGTCAGATAA